The following coding sequences lie in one Pirellulales bacterium genomic window:
- a CDS encoding corrinoid protein — protein MLDYALMNQCLYEGKAKEVEQMTKDALAEGRPVQEVLSEGLIAGMSVVGEDFKHNILYVPEVLIAARAMKAGMAVLKPLLSSKDGNMDRAGVLLMGTVRGDLHDIGKNLVCMMAEGAGFEVHDIGVDQSVEKFMAAADKCNPTIIGMSALLTTTMTYMKTVIDGFQAAGRSQIKMAVGGAPISQMFADEIGADGYGANASAAVDLFLRLAGKAKA, from the coding sequence ATGCTCGATTATGCCTTAATGAATCAGTGCCTATATGAAGGCAAAGCCAAGGAAGTGGAGCAAATGACCAAGGACGCCTTGGCCGAGGGGCGTCCTGTGCAAGAAGTGCTTTCCGAAGGGCTGATCGCTGGAATGAGCGTCGTGGGTGAAGATTTTAAGCACAACATTTTATATGTGCCAGAAGTGCTGATTGCCGCTCGCGCGATGAAAGCTGGCATGGCTGTCCTCAAACCTTTGCTAAGTTCAAAAGACGGTAACATGGACCGTGCGGGTGTGCTGCTCATGGGCACGGTGCGGGGAGATTTGCATGACATTGGCAAAAATTTGGTATGCATGATGGCCGAAGGAGCGGGATTTGAAGTGCACGACATCGGGGTGGATCAAAGCGTCGAAAAGTTTATGGCCGCCGCTGATAAATGTAATCCGACCATCATCGGCATGAGCGCGCTGCTTACCACCACCATGACGTATATGAAAACGGTGATCGATGGCTTTCAAGCGGCGGGTCGTAGCCAAATTAAAATGGCCGTGGGAGGCGCTCCCATAAGTCAAATGTTCGCAGACGAAATCGGTGCGGACGGTTATGGCGCTAATGCCTCCGCAGCGGTTGATCTTTTCCTGCGTTTGGCCGGGAAAGCAAAGGCATAA
- a CDS encoding virulence factor → MATYRVLFWQEVPSQIKVEDEHGNEVNLPLDQKFQERIDVLAAQRGLQGSDDYLAQWHWTDEMDRSGTAQEVADALIAEFDAQANW, encoded by the coding sequence GTGGCCACTTACCGAGTTCTCTTCTGGCAGGAAGTCCCCTCGCAAATCAAGGTTGAGGACGAGCACGGCAACGAAGTTAACCTGCCGCTGGATCAAAAATTTCAAGAACGCATTGATGTGCTGGCAGCGCAACGTGGCCTTCAAGGAAGTGACGATTATCTAGCTCAATGGCATTGGACGGACGAAATGGACCGTTCCGGCACTGCCCAAGAGGTGGCCGATGCTTTGATAGCTGAATTTGACGCACAGGCTAATTGGTAA